From a region of the Alnus glutinosa chromosome 1, dhAlnGlut1.1, whole genome shotgun sequence genome:
- the LOC133858556 gene encoding metalloendoproteinase 2-MMP-like: MAFKPFSLLSLTPLLLVLLLLPLLSHATSPKSHDKKSSPFEFLKHLQGCHKGDKIKGINDLKKYLEKFGYLSYSHSKNNTHANEDDFDELLESAIKTYQLNYHLNASGTLDDKTVSKMMMPRCGVADIVNGTNWMRPGKKGHHNGHGSLHTVSHYSFFRNSPKWPPSKYHLTYGFLSGTPTAAMNPVAQAFQTWASRTHFSFSQAQGVSNADIKIGFHRGNHGDGNPFDGAGGILAHAFAPTDGRFHYDADESWSVGVRQDAFNLQTVALHEIGHLLGLGHSEVEGAIMYASISAGVSKGLHADDIQGIKALYSV, translated from the coding sequence ATGGCTTTCAAacctttctctctcctctcattGACTCCCCTCCTCCtcgtcctcctcctcctccctctCCTTTCTCATGCAACTTCACCAAAGTCGCATGACAAAAAATCTTCACCCTTCGAGTTTCTCAAGCACCTTCAGGGATGTCACAAGGGTGATAAGATCAAAGGCATCAACGACCTCAAAAAATACCTCGAAAAATTTGGTTATCTAAGCTATAGccattccaaaaataacacccaTGCCAACGAAGACGATTTCGACGAGCTCTTGGAATCGGCCATCAAAACTTACCAACTCAATTACCATCTCAATGCGAGCGGCACTTTGGATGACAAAACAGTATCAAAGATGATGATGCCTCGTTGCGGCGTGGCAGACATCGTCAATGGTACAAATTGGATGCGTCCGGGAAAGAAGGGGCATCACAACGGCCATGGCTCATTGCATACCGTCTCTCACTATTCTTTCTTCCGCAACAGTCCAAAGTGGCCGCCCTCCAAGTATCACCTCACTTATGGATTTCTCTCTGGCACCCCAACCGCAGCCATGAACCCCGTTGCACAAGCCTTCCAGACATGGGCCTCACGCACACACTTCTCCTTCTCACAGGCTCAAGGCGTTTCAAACGCGGATATTAAAATTGGTTTTCATCGTGGGAATCACGGAGACGGGAACCCTTTTGATGGAGCCGGTGGCATCCTGGCTCATGCTTTTGCCCCAACTGACGGGAGATTCCATTATGATGCAGATGAGTCATGGAGTGTGGGTGTGAGGCAAGATGCATTTAACTTGCAGACAGTTGCCTTGCATGAAATTGGGCACCTTCTTGGACTCGGGCATAGCGAAGTTGAGGGAGCTATCATGTACGCTAGCATCTCTGCAGGAGTGAGCAAAGGTCTGCATGCTGACGATATTCAAGGAATTAAAGCCTTATATAGCGTTTGA
- the LOC133872824 gene encoding uncharacterized protein LOC133872824: MKFKETANSSKMLSFVDHIKRSGAGIKESLLQHIKSAGSGHGSPANSPRSSCDAPKHSRRHRSTDASVLMDSPCRDSPGSARHTRRHRNSINGKDLPLQDLPAVPKQSRQRKSKGGVSIKSSRSKDQNSLPDIHFTDLGSDSRSGHGLMKSNENHLINSVLEKEGVRI; the protein is encoded by the coding sequence aTGAAATTTAAAGAAACTGCTAACAGTAGTAAGATGTTGTCTTTTGTAGATCATATAAAGCGAAGTGGCGCTGGGATTAAAGAGTCCCTGCTCCAACATATTAAATCAGCAGGAAGTGGCCATGGCTCACCTGCTAACTCCCCTCGAAGTAGCTGTGATGCACCAAAGCACTCCAGGCGCCACCGCTCAACGGATGCATCAGTACTAATGGATTCCCCATGCCGAGATTCACCAGGCAGTGCACGGCACACGAGACGGCACCGGAATTCGATAAATGGAAAAGACTTGCCATTACAAGACCTGCCTGCTGTCCCCAAACAATCTCGCCAGAGGAAGTCAAAGGGCGGCGTGTCAATAAAGTCGTCGAGGTCAAAAGACCAGAATTCTTTACCGGACATCCATTTCACAGATTTGGGATCTGATTCCAGATCTGGGCATGGGCTGATGAAGAGCAATGAGAACCACCTTATAAACTCGGTTTTGGAAAAGGAGGGAGTGAggatataa